A part of Liolophura sinensis isolate JHLJ2023 chromosome 1, CUHK_Ljap_v2, whole genome shotgun sequence genomic DNA contains:
- the LOC135482120 gene encoding pleiotrophin-like: MTRQLCLAALTLLLLHFAVSQELLQRQERRARQQKALKQIPGCDWQLSECNPKKGRCGKGFQTATLTGSGCPSKTKKVRCKIPCREEVRGPITGLSPSEAGLRGEAVSSSVSTINSNNKNRKNKDQKCRYSKGDWSPCNPETQKITRTLTLKRGDASVCPPTKEIVKKCRKECKYGKGAWSECNPITGYKTRTATLKKGDTSKCKPTKTVSRRCKKGQAGQEEEEEQGWKSQRL, encoded by the exons ATGACACGACAGCTATGCCTTGCTGCATTGACATTGTTACTGTTGCACTTTGCGGTATCTCAGGAATTGCTTCAGCGTCAAGAGAGGCGAGCACGTCAACAGAAAG CTTTGAAGCAAATACCAGGCTGTGACTGGCAGTTGTCAGAATGTAACCCCAAAAAGGGTAGGTGTGGGAAAGGGTTCCAAACAGCCACCCTTACTGGATCAGGGTGTCCCTCCAAGACCAAAAAGGTACGATGCAAAATTCCGTGTCGGGAGGAAGTTCGTGGACCAATCACAGGCCTGTCTCCGAGTGAGGCTGGTCTGAGGGGAGAAGCTGTCAGCTCAAGTGTTTCAACCATTAACAGCAACAACAAGAACAGGAAGAATAAAG ACCAAAAATGCCGGTACAGTAAAGGTGACTGGAGCCCATGCAaccctgaaacacagaaaataacgCGAACGCTCACACTGAAACGCGGGGATGCCAGTGTTTGCCCACCAACTAAAGAAATTGTTAAGAAGTGTAGAAAAG AATGTAAGTATGGAAAGGGAGCATGGTCAGAGTGTAATCCTATCACGGGTTACAAGACCCGGACAGCAACCCTGAAGAAGGGCGACACCAGTAAATGTAAGCCCACCAAAACAGTGAGTCGGCGCTGTAAGAAAGGGCAAGCAGGGCAAGAAGAAGAGGAAGAACAAGGTTGGAAGAGCCAAAG GTTGTAA